GTACGTAtgggatttttcttttattattctcAAAAAGGGTCAGATTAATTAAGATATAATCAGAATAAACAATTAATTCTAGATTTACTATTGTAGTACTTggcaaattaaaaattaaaaattaaaaactaaaaactaatcaTCATAGgaaatttatatttctaataatcGATCAAATTCTAaagacaacaataaaataaaaaatacatgaatttaatctaaaaaaattactGTATGTACAAAACATTtgcgtgtgtgtgtgaaatAAAATTACAGAAGCCTTTTCTGGCAAGGAatctcaagaaaagaaaaccctagtCTCCAAGTTAGAGATATACGCTATAGCATATATTTACAGAGAAACAAATCTATACTCTTCAGATACCAACAAGATCCTTATAGATCTGATCGTGAAACCTAGCGGAGCGCCGTACACTTGCGGCTCTTCTCGCGGTGTATCCGACGGTGGTGGGTCTAATCGACCTCTGCCTCACCATCTCAACGAACTCTGGATCATTAGAGTGACCCTCGTACCGTATCCACTGAATCATTTGATGGTATTTAGGGAAAAACCTCATTTGCACTGACTTGTAGACGAAGTATGGGATCAAAGCGAAGATCATGACGAATAAAGTGGTGAGCCAGTAGGAAGGAGCAGGAGCTAGGGCTTCGAGGAAGACCTTGTATGCATCGGATGAGAAACTTGGGGTCATAGCTCCATAGATCATGAGGAAGATGTACCAGAAGGCTATCGATCCCCAAATCACAATGTGTTGGACCCAAGTGAAGTAACTTATTGCTAAAGCCATCTGGAGATTGACGACCCATACGACGCAAGTGTACATTGTTCCACCGAGAATTTCTCGGCCTGCGGTCTTGCCATTGGAGTCAAATAGTTGGTGTTTTAGAGATTCCTTGCAGAGGAAGAAAATGGCCAGAGCGCTTACGAATCCATTTAACATCCATCCTATAATCCTTTTCCAGCTGAAGAGAATGTTCTGCACACCTTCTTGGTATAGCAATGGAAACTGccattaacaaagaaaaaagggtAAGTGACTGTAGCAGGGGTTAAAAAAGGGTAATTCTTATTCTTTAAGCCTACCTTGTAACAGAAGCGAGCTGAGACGTCCTGATCAAAGACTCCAAGGGCAATGACAGGGAGGGAAGAGAAAAAGACGTTGAAAAGAGAAAGGAACCAGTCGTTGTATGCAGGTTGTCCCGAGAAGGAAGTGTAAGCTTCATATAAGAACACTGTGACTCCGAATGTGATGTTCTTGTAAAAGAAGTAACAAATCTGCAAAGGCGAAAACGCAGGGTAAGAGAATGATGGAGACGAATGGGGTAATCAGAGAGAAGTTTCAGTCTATTTTACCATGGATGCGATTCTGCTGTAACACCAATGACCATGGACTAACAATAAACGTTCTAGATATCGGAATTGCGCAATGGCGATATCACTAGACATCACTGCTTGCATTCCTTCAACACCGCTAATACCAACACCAATGTCTGCTTCTTGAAGCATTCCTACATCGTTTGCTCCATCGCCAATTGCTAAGGTTGTCTTTCCAGTTCCGGATTTAACCAACCGTGTAACCTAGAAAACCCGAATATAATTGTTAGAATTGAAACTGGAGGATAAAAAACATGAGAAATGTCATCAAGATTTAGAGATTGTACCAATGCTTTTTGTTTAGGTGATGATCTACAGCAAATCACAGAGGCACAACCAGTGGCAAGATCAAGAAACGTTTTCTTGATTTCATCCTCGAGTGCATAGGTTAGAGATTTGCCATCAATGATCAAAGCAAATGCTTCAGAGCTCGCTCCTGATTCAGCGAGTAAAGCCTTTCCTGCTTGTAGTTGCATCACAACGCTTTCTCTTGATGCCAATTCGATTTCGTCTTTGCCTCCAGATTTCTCTAGAGATTTGATTTGAGGTGTCTCAAGATTTATGATGATCTGTTTCATCTCTTGTCTTAGTAAACTAGAAGCAAATCTGCAATAGAAGATTTTGAAGTCAGTaaccaaaaaacacacacacaagaataagaACATTAATGTTTTCAGACAGATTCAAGATTCAATACCCAATATTGATAGCTGTTTCCATCTTGTCTCCAGTTAGAACCCAAATCTTGATTCCAGCTTGAGCAAGTTTGTCAATACATTCCGGGACCTGAAACACACATCAATGAAAACCATTAATTCCAAAAACCTTAACCTCGTAGCTTTATATAGTATTTCATTAAAGTCATACCCCATTCTGAAGTTTGTCCTCAACAGCAGTAGCACCAAGGAGAATAAGGTCGCGCTCCATCCTATCCGTGATTTCGTCGATCAAAGTCTCACGATCTTCACTCACCGAAGCTTTAGCTTCATTGAAATTCTTGTTGAACTCTATGTACTCATTCTCATCAACCTCACGGTACGCAAGTATCAGAGTCCTTAGACCTGCATCTGCATATTGGTTTACATGTTCTTGTGTTTTCGCCTCGAATTGACGACCGTGCTTTGCAAGTCTTTCGAACATTACACTAGAAACAgaacacacaacacacaacaaaatcAGCGTTAGTTAAAGTCTTTCGAACAAGGTTTCAAACTATGTTTCAGTCTTACTTGTCAGCTCCTTTAGACAACAGCAAAAGCTTCCCGTCATCGTCTCTTACAATAACAGACATCCTCTTCCTCGTACTATTGAACTCAAGAACGTTTAGTAACCTATAAACCCTGCAGCACGAACAGAGGAAAACATGAGTTAAGAGAAATCGCAACCTTACATCAAAAACAAGTGAGTCTGAAAAAACGAACCTTTCTATTTTTTCCCCTGATGCAAGATCCAATTCACGAAACGAGATTCCATTTTGTGTCCGGTTAAAgaactcaaaaccaaactctCGAGCTGCAACTACAAAGGCAGCTTCATCAGGAGACTCAGCTTCATAAGAGACATTCCCAGTCTCTTCATCAGTCTCAGGTATAGCCGTGTGACACACAGCAAGCAATCTAAAAAACTTCTGCAACACGGAAGCTTGAGGCTGCCTAACCCAATTCCCATTCATAACCCTTTCATCCACAAAGTTAAACCCTTTAATCTTAGGAGCAGAACTGTCAACAACAACATCCAAATCTTCATTAACCAAAGGCGAACCACCGCTTCTCACAGCCATAGCTCTCTCAACCTCAGTTATACCACGTCCATAAGCAGTACCAGCGATAGAACACTTGATAAACTCCATTGAGTTGCAAGTCAAAGTCCCGGTTTTGTCAGATAGAATTGTATCAACCATACCAAGCTCTTCATTCAAATTCGAAGTCCGTGCCTGCGCTGGTTTATCAGTTTCTTCATAATACATATGAATGTCCCTATTGATGAAAATGCTCTGAAGCACTTTAACAATCTCAATGGAAACGTAAAGCGAAATGGGAATGAAGTAACTGTAAAGCATCACGGCTGTGAAGAAGTGGTAAATTGCAGCCATTGGAGCTCTCTCCGGATCAAAGAAGATATCTGCATCATCTGGTTTCAAATACCATCTCTCTGTTCTTCCGTTCTTGACTTTATCCTCTCTAGTCTCAACTCCAAAGATGATTGATCCAACGAATGACATTAGaaacaccaaaccaaacatTAGGTATATAATCTTGTCCATCTTCCTCTCAATCCTACTTCTCTTTGACGGTGGATCAGTTGAATTCTGAATCACCTGTTATTCAAATTTGGGTTTAACTCAAGAGTCCAAAACAGAGTGAGAGAACAGAGCAGATTTTAAAAAAGGTCGTACCTTTGTGTCATGTCCGGTGAAAACAACAGCTCCGTAGACATACTCTGTGTTTCTAAGCTTGGAATCACGTAGAAGAATCTGTTGAATCGACAATGGAAACCTCTCTTCTTCAAGAGCCAAAGTCCCAACAAACACATAAAGATTCACATTTGGATCTTCACATCTAACAAGTGCTTTGAAATCTTTGAAATCTGAATCTTGATTCAACAACGAAGAAGTCGCTTCAAGTCCTTGTTTCACTTTCAGATTCGTCTCTCCGTCGAGATTCATCGTCTCTACATAACAGATCGAGTCCTCGTAGCTCGACGACAGTAACAAAAGATCCGCCGGAAAAAACTCGTCTTTTTCAACTCTCACTATGTCACCTACTCTTAGATTGCTCCACTCTTCTTGCCGGAATATTCCATTCCCGTCGTGTACTTTGACCTTTCTGTTATTCACCTCaatatcctaaaaaaaaattaaattttgattcataAAGATCCATACTTTATGgaagttttaataaaaatcgaaactttattTTTGTACCTAAAACTTGAATAGCAAAGTTTGACTTTTCTAGAGTAAAGATTGAGTTTTTAAGATCGGGCGGACCTGTTGTTTACGGCGCCAATCTTCGATACCTTCTTTAACCATTGTGGCGGAGATGACGAGAGCAAGAGGCAAGAGAGCACTAACGGCTCCATAAGGAGAGAGATCAGTCAACGACAAGACTCCGGTGACTAGAAAGTAGAAGTTAGCTACGCGGCGGAACTGCTCGAAGAGAGATTTAGGGAAGAAAGAAGCGACGGTGTATTTCGTTGACCGGACGTAATTTCCGGCGTAGTTCCGGCGTTCAGCTGCCGGAGAACCCGGTTCGTTACAATAGACAACACGAGAGAAACCGGGTCCTCCTATGTTGGAGTGATCCTCTTTGAAACTTGATTTGCCACAAGTGTAGGAATAGATCTTGCTTAgatgtaatcttcttcttctccgaccaGGACCAGGACTAGGAGTACCACCAGCCATAGCTGCTTATAGTTACAAATCTCTCTTCTTGtctgaaaattttgagaaaaaacacAGAAGTGGTTTTGGagttttaatttagaaaatactTGGAGAACACACTTGGGTTAACGAATTAAAGAATGTTAGAAGAAATGTTGAAATCGTTAAGATATGAAAAAAATTGGGAAGATGGAgtcttttaaaaaatgtgtgaagctaagaagattttttttttataaaagagaaCCAAACTTTGAACGACGACTTTGAATCGTAGTAACACTTTTGGCTCGTTTTCTTGACTTTTTTGACGGAGGtttctcttatttcttttttttttttttaaatagaaaagatATAATTGTCATGAGTATTGTTTGTTTCGAAAAGTATCAAAAATATGTACGCGGGTATTTTTTGCTTCTAGTTCTAGAATAGCGTAATTCAGTTGTATATTTTTTACCTTATTACTCTTGTTTGATCATTTCCTAAATGCATGGTTAAATTGGATAAATATAACGACTACAAGTCTACAATATGTCGTCAGTCCGTACAAAATACAATGGTGTAATTAGACTCTCTTGATAGTAAAACCAACTAGCTTGATTGAGTACTATTAAGGTTAAACTGATCGTAACATTTATGTTTTAGCTTATAGTTTTGTTCGAATATTAGAGGTCTAATTGCTAACACAAAATGACAAACTGTTAATAGACAGAAAATATGGTAAATAAGTacacaaataattaattttaatttaaactaacCATAGGGATTAGggaataaaggaaaaaaaggaacttacaaatacaatttaatagtatcatttttaatagtaatattttgataattacTAATAATTAAACGATATGTATCACATATTTGTAGCGATACAAAAATTATCAATCAAACCGCAAGTGTTTTAATGCGCAACGGAAGTAAGTTGCAATCCAGTTCATCGAATCATGAGAGCATTCACTGCACCGATCGTagtggggttattggtttgagatttgaatagagttttgaagactttaaatgttatgtagattctgttattattagatcgaaattttgttaaactttattaaaatttagagttattagtttgtgatttgtaaaaagttatttaaaatttgtgggttattggattcatatttttataaagtcatttaaatttttgtgttattcaattaaaacaaaagaatctaggattattaatgaattcaattattgtgttattagttcatgattttatacacttttcacaaaataaagtcatggaaaatatcacaaaaatactgagattgtttaaaatattttacaagattttagaaaactaatcaacaaaattatagaACACTCTCTAATAATCcttaaaaatctttcacttattcacattttatgattttgttaaagtctttataaattagaatccaataacatccctttataaaatcattatgtCAGGTCTCTAGAATAAAATACAGTACtcattagtttttgtttgttctagTATTTTGagacaacaataaaaaatagagaaatgacAATTATTAAGAGCTGGAAGAGGCGTAGCAATCGGTTGATTGCtgatctatttatttatttttctctattcgatttctcttccatttctcatgagtcatgacatGGAAGCTTCTTGGAATTATTCTATTACTTTTCATATCCCGGAAATAACTGAAAATCAATCCTACTCATCGAGGTTTATGAGAATCTAACTATTGTACCATTTAAGTCATCTATAAGAAGTTTactatcaataaaaaaaattcaactaacCATTTCTCTATGATAAAAAGTTTTGTAATCAGTAGATATAGTTATTTGTTTATTAGAAAACTATtcgtttttttgtattttcctttttctccaaTAAGTTAAATCTttgtttattagaaaaataaaataaaactctataaaaaaattattgatagaTTTTAGAGACAGAATAATACATCACTTTTATGAAaaggataaattaaaaaactactcaaaatttactactaaatttaatttttaaaagacgaaataaatataaaatattatatttcgtTGGACCAATGTTTAGACCCGTGAGTCAATATTAGAATGTTAATCCAATATCATTAAGTATGAAACCAGTTCATTAAACGTTGTTCATGTGATATTTTATCAATCACACATGCATACCATTCATCTACTtgtattattatcatcatctctGGCTTCGCGACCATTCCAACTTCTAACATCATTGTCTATCTCTATAAATGAGTActataatatactaatatatcaACACATTATTGCTTTGACTATAAAATGTGCCgcattataattttaaaatagtggttagaacttttttgaaatttaatcaTTTAATACTATTAGCTTTGTTGAAATTAGGTTTCTTGGATAATGTAAATTTCACTAACCCATTAAGAGGTTAGTGAAATTAACCGATTTCGGAAGTAACCACTTGTTTAGACAATGGTGATATAAGCGTTTCAAATTAACTTAGAAATACTCTTACAGAGTAGTACACACCAACGTGGTTGTTAATCTTGACGTACCTTTCTTCAATATCTAGAACCAAACTAATTCAATATAATCAGACGATGTCGACCATGTCACTACTtaagttttttatatagtatGAATTTAAAAAAGATAATGTTCCGTCG
The sequence above is drawn from the Camelina sativa cultivar DH55 chromosome 4, Cs, whole genome shotgun sequence genome and encodes:
- the LOC104779748 gene encoding phospholipid-transporting ATPase 10-like; the protein is MAGGTPSPGPGRRRRRLHLSKIYSYTCGKSSFKEDHSNIGGPGFSRVVYCNEPGSPAAERRNYAGNYVRSTKYTVASFFPKSLFEQFRRVANFYFLVTGVLSLTDLSPYGAVSALLPLALVISATMVKEGIEDWRRKQQDIEVNNRKVKVHDGNGIFRQEEWSNLRVGDIVRVEKDEFFPADLLLLSSSYEDSICYVETMNLDGETNLKVKQGLEATSSLLNQDSDFKDFKALVRCEDPNVNLYVFVGTLALEEERFPLSIQQILLRDSKLRNTEYVYGAVVFTGHDTKVIQNSTDPPSKRSRIERKMDKIIYLMFGLVFLMSFVGSIIFGVETREDKVKNGRTERWYLKPDDADIFFDPERAPMAAIYHFFTAVMLYSYFIPISLYVSIEIVKVLQSIFINRDIHMYYEETDKPAQARTSNLNEELGMVDTILSDKTGTLTCNSMEFIKCSIAGTAYGRGITEVERAMAVRSGGSPLVNEDLDVVVDSSAPKIKGFNFVDERVMNGNWVRQPQASVLQKFFRLLAVCHTAIPETDEETGNVSYEAESPDEAAFVVAAREFGFEFFNRTQNGISFRELDLASGEKIERVYRLLNVLEFNSTRKRMSVIVRDDDGKLLLLSKGADNVMFERLAKHGRQFEAKTQEHVNQYADAGLRTLILAYREVDENEYIEFNKNFNEAKASVSEDRETLIDEITDRMERDLILLGATAVEDKLQNGVPECIDKLAQAGIKIWVLTGDKMETAINIGFASSLLRQEMKQIIINLETPQIKSLEKSGGKDEIELASRESVVMQLQAGKALLAESGASSEAFALIIDGKSLTYALEDEIKKTFLDLATGCASVICCRSSPKQKALVTRLVKSGTGKTTLAIGDGANDVGMLQEADIGVGISGVEGMQAVMSSDIAIAQFRYLERLLLVHGHWCYSRIASMICYFFYKNITFGVTVFLYEAYTSFSGQPAYNDWFLSLFNVFFSSLPVIALGVFDQDVSARFCYKFPLLYQEGVQNILFSWKRIIGWMLNGFVSALAIFFLCKESLKHQLFDSNGKTAGREILGGTMYTCVVWVVNLQMALAISYFTWVQHIVIWGSIAFWYIFLMIYGAMTPSFSSDAYKVFLEALAPAPSYWLTTLFVMIFALIPYFVYKSVQMRFFPKYHQMIQWIRYEGHSNDPEFVEMVRQRSIRPTTVGYTARRAASVRRSARFHDQIYKDLVGI